Genomic segment of Saccharomycodes ludwigii strain NBRC 1722 chromosome VI, whole genome shotgun sequence:
AGAGTTTCCTCAATGGTACAACGAAGAAGTTAAAAATGGATTATACTTCGAAATGGGTATAGGAATGATATTAAGGGATGgtattaatactattagTAGAATATCTTCTCCGCTAGGTGcgaataataattataccTTTGGTGTTACAAGTGTACCAACTAGTCCTAAAAGTCCCAAATTGATAATACCTAGTTATTTGAACAATAATTTCAAtacatataataacaataacaataataataacaataataataataatatcactgTTAATAATCTAAATACTACTAATTACATTAATACCAACAATTTGATTATATTTGAGCCCGACGAACTTGTATATGATATATTATTGAAACACTTTGGTGGACTAAACTTACAAACTAGTGCAAACccatttattgtttttgttaatttaccaatgaatttaatatttaacaaTTCTGGTACTACCATGGCTAATAATCCCCATAgttacaataataacactattaacaatatcaaTATCAAAAGTAATGATGATAGCGATGATAGcgataataacagtaatgataatgatcatggtaatagtaacaataagaataataatggtagtACTAACGacgacaacaacaacaataataataataataataacacccAATTATTACCTCCTATAAACGATATCAGagataatagtaataatattcaagGACAACACCACctatttcaaaaaaatgataaatataataccAGTGATTccaataagaaaaatagcATCGAAAATGGCTTTTTCTTAATTCCTAAAGCATTCAAGGGCGATCCTAAATTAACACTACTGAAGACAAAACAACAAAGTTATGTGAAAAAACCACAGGTGAGGAATAACAATGAGGGAACTAATTTGATTGAcaacaataccaatacTGTTGCTACCACTACTGGCAATAACGCTActtcattaaaaattttgaaaaatccaatatttccattaattaatgttttaattGTCGAAGATAACATAATTAACCAAAGTATTTTAAGTAGCGTACTAAGAAAGCACAAGATACGGCATAAATTGGCTAAAAACGGTAAAGAAGCTGTTGAGATTTGGAAAAAGGGTGGTATTCATTTGATCTTTATGGATTTACAGCTACCTGTATTAAGTGGTATCGATGCAGCCAAACAAATTAGATTATacgaaaaattaaatggtATTGGTAGTATTACTCCTACTACGGCCTCTAGTAGCACTTCTATTGctaaaaacattttagATGCCACTGCCACTACCACTGTTCCCATTTCCAATTATAAATTGGACAAATCAAAATTTAGAGCACCGGTGATAATTGTTGCATTAACAGCCTCCAACTCTCAAAGTGATAAACAAAGAGCACTAATTGCGGGTTGTAACGATTATTTAACCAAGCCAGTTAATTTGGTATGGTTAAGTAACAAGTTGGGTGAATGGGGCTGTATGCAAGCTTTAATTGACTTTGATGGTTGGAAATTTGGT
This window contains:
- the SSK1 gene encoding mitogen-activated protein kinase kinase kinase SSK1 (similar to Saccharomyces cerevisiae YLR006C | SSK1 | Suppressor of Sensor Kinase), which translates into the protein MLNVWIHLVSNKTTPPGTIYNNNNNKSIVVNQPTRIPIQCNKTNNPSKVNIDDLKKRVIQEFPQWYNEEVKNGLYFEMGIGMILRDGINTISRISSPLGANNNYTFGVTSVPTSPKSPKLIIPSYLNNNFNTYNNNNNNNNNNNNNITVNNLNTTNYINTNNLIIFEPDELVYDILLKHFGGLNLQTSANPFIVFVNLPMNLIFNNSGTTMANNPHSYNNNTINNINIKSNDDSDDSDNNSNDNDHGNSNNKNNNGSTNDDNNNNNNNNNNTQLLPPINDIRDNSNNIQGQHHLFQKNDKYNTSDSNKKNSIENGFFLIPKAFKGDPKLTLLKTKQQSYVKKPQVRNNNEGTNLIDNNTNTVATTTGNNATSLKILKNPIFPLINVLIVEDNIINQSILSSVLRKHKIRHKLAKNGKEAVEIWKKGGIHLIFMDLQLPVLSGIDAAKQIRLYEKLNGIGSITPTTASSSTSIAKNILDATATTTVPISNYKLDKSKFRAPVIIVALTASNSQSDKQRALIAGCNDYLTKPVNLVWLSNKLGEWGCMQALIDFDGWKFGQRRVNSDNIVFDANLVT